The DNA region CGTGAACCGCACGGGGTCGAAGTGCTGCAGGCAATCCCGCATTTCAGCGTTCACCGCCCGGGCCCGGGCAATGTCGTCGGCACCGATGAGCGGTGCGGACAGTGCGGTGGCTGCACCCTCCACGATGCTCAGGGTCTGCATCGTGTACAGGTACTCGGTGGGATCGATCCCCGCCACCGTGGCACCCACATTGCGCTCGAACTTCACGAGGCCTTCGGCTTCCAGCCGGCGGATGGCCTCGCGGACCGGCACCACGCTGAAACCCAGATCCTCGGCGATCTTGGCCAGCACCAGCCTGTACCCCGGGGTATAAGTGCCTCCCACGATCCGGGCCTTGACTGCGGCGTAGGCCTGCTCGGATTTGCTTCCGGCAGTGCTGCTGGCAGTCTTCCTGCCAGCGCCCGTGCCAGTGGTCGTACCTGCGGCCGTGGCTGTCTCAGTCATTGGCTTTGCCCGCTTCCCATTCCTCGTACTTGGCGCGCCAGGCGGCCCCCAGCGGGTACAGGCCGTCAACGCTGTGGCCCCGTTCCACCATTTCGGCGATAAACGATTCCTCACGTTCCTGAATGATGGATTCGTTGGCCACTTCCTCTGCCAGCGCCGGCGGGATCACCAGGATGCCGTCCGAGTCGGCCACGATGATGTCGCCGGGCTGCACGGTGGTGCCGCCGCAGGCGATGGTGATGTCGGTGTCCCATGGGATGTGGCGTCGGCCCAGCACAGCCGGATGCGGGTTGGAATAATATGTGGGCATATCCATCGCTGCGACTGCTGAGAAGTCCCGCACGCCGCCGTCGGTAATGATGGCTGCCGCGCCGCGGACTTGGGCGCGGAGGGCCAGGATGTCGCCGATGGTGCCGGTGCCCTTCTCCCCGCGGGCTTCCATGACCAGGATTTCACCTTCGTTGACAGAGTCGATGGCGCGTTTCTGGGCGTTGAAGCCGCCGCCGTGGGTCTTGAAGAGGTCTTCGCGGTTGGGGACGTAACGGAGGGTTCGGGCCAGCCCGACCACGCGCCTGTCCGGCCGGGTAGCGGTGAGGCCGTCGATGCTGACGTTGTTGAGGCCCCGCTTGCGCAGTTGGGAGGACAACGTGGCCGTGCAGACACTTTCCAGCTTCGCCTTCAGCTCGGGTGACAGAGCGGATACCGGGGCTGCGTTTTCCGCCGGCAATCCGGCCGCTTCCCGTGAGCCGTAGGCCTCCTCCCGCTGCAGGTCATCGGTCTTGGGCTGCGCACCAAAGTCTGCGAACGGCGTCGAGCCTTCCTCCACCCGGGTAATCAGACGGCCGCTGGTCAGACCAGGGCCCGTGTTGCCGGCCGCCGTCGTAGCTACTTCAACCTCGACGACGTCGCCCGGCTTGGCCACGGAGGCGCCGGCGGGTGTGCCGGTGAGGATGATGTCCCCTTCTTCGAGGGTCAGCAGCTGCGAAAGGTCCGCCACCAGCCGGGCGAAGGGGAAGAGCAGGTCCTCCGTGGTGTCGTCCTGGACGAGGTCGCCGTTATGCCAGGTGCGGATGCGCAGGCCGGCGGGGTCGACGGCGTCTGCCGGGATGAGTCCCGGTCCCACAGGGGTGAAGCCGTCGCCGCCCTTGGACCGGAGGTTGGAGCCTTTGTCCGCATGGCGGAGGTCGTAGACGCCGAGGTCGTTGCTGGCGGTGACCCACTCCACGTGGCTCCAGGCGTCGTCGATGCCGACGCGGCGGGCGGGCTTGCCGATGATCAGGGCAACCTCGCCCTCGAAGCCCAGCAATTCGCAGCCCGAAGGGCGCTCCACAGCGGAACCGGTCAGCGAGAGGGAGGAGGAGGGCTTGAGGAAGTAGGAGGGCTGGGCCGGGGTGCGTCCGCGTTGGGCCGCGCGGCTGGGGTAGTTGATGTGCACGGCGATCACCTTGCGTGCCGCCGCCAAGGTGTCGTCAGTGACCTGCTCCACAGCTGTCTCCTCATCAAGTACGAAATCGTATACGAAAACTATGGCGCAGGAACTCCCGAAGGTCAACCACCTAGGTTTCGCGCCATAGGTGGGTAGTTGTGGTTGTGGGCCATGTCACTTCTGGCGTACAGTAAGGGCGCAAGACGGTTTTCAATTATAGAACGTAGAGTTCTAATATAGAACTTCTGCGAAAACAGCCACACAGCGAAGTGAGGAAAGCCCGTGCAGTTCCACCACCACGGCTACGTATCCGGTGACCCGCGGGTCCAACCGGTGGCCGGCGCCGGCATCGACCGGCCCGCGGAGCTCCCCGACAAGGTCGACGTGCTCATTGTGGGCACCGGACCTGCGGGCGTGCTCACCGCCGCGCAGCTTTCCCAGTTCCCCGGAGTTACGACGCGCATTGTGGAGCGCCGCGCCGGTCGGCTGGCGATCGGCCAGGCCGACGGCATCCAGGCCCGCAGCGTCGAGACGTTCCAGGCGTTCGGTTTCGCCGAGCGGATCATCGCGGAGGCGTACCGGATCACCGAGATGGCGTTCTGGAAGCCGGACACCAAGGACCCCTCGCGCATCGTCCGGACTGCCCGCACCGTGGATGACCCTGCAGGCATCAGCGAGTTCCCGCACCTCATCGTCAACCAGGCCCGCGTGCTGGACTACTTCGCCGAGTTCATGGCGAACTCGCCCACGCGCATGGTGCCCGATTATGGTTTTGAATTCGTCAGCCTCAACGTCACCGGCGGGGGAGAATACCCCGTCACCGTGACGCTTCTGCGCACTGCCGGCCCCGAGGAGGGCCAGGAGCGCATTGTCCGGGCCAAGTACGTCGTGGGCGCGGATGGCGCGCGGAGCAAGGTGCGGGAATCGATCGGCTGCACGCTGGCCGGCGACCAGGCCAACCACGCCTGGGGCGTCATGGATGCCCTCGCCGTCACGGACTTCCCGGACATCCGCACGAAGTGCGCGATCCAGTCGGGCACGGGCGGCAGCATCCTGCTGATCCCGCGCGAAGGGGGCCATCTTTTCCGCATGTACGTTGACCTTGGCGAGGTTGATCCGAACGATCACGGCGCCGTGCGCAGCACCACCATCGAGGAGATCATCGGCAAGGCGAATGAGATCCTCCACCCTTACACGCTGGCCGTACGCAACGTCGCCTGGCACAGCGTGTATGAGGTCGGCCACCGCTTGACGGACAGGTTCGACGACGTCCTTCCCGACCAGCGGGGCGCCCGCACGCCGCGCGTGTTCATCACCGGCGATGCGTGCCATACACACAGCGCCAAGGCGGGCCAGGGTATGAACGTGTCCATGCAGGACGGCTTCAACCTGGCGTGGAAGCTCGGACATGTGCTCGAGGGCAGAAGCCCGGAGAGCCTGCTGTCCACGTACTCGGCCGAGCGGCACGTGGTCGCGAAGAACCTCATTGACTTCGACAAGGAGTGGTCAACGCTCATGGCGAAGAAACCCGACGAGTTCGCAGACCCCTCCGAGCTCGAGAACTTCTACGTCAGCACCGCCGAGTTCCCCGCCGGATTCATGACCCAGTACGCCCCTTCCATGCTTGTCGCCGCCTCTGAACACCAGGCCCGGGCCACCGGCTTCACCGTCGGAAAACGCTTCAAGTCCGCGCCCGTTGTGCGGGTGGGCGACACCAACCCGGTGCACCTCGGCCACCACGCCACGGCGGACGGCCGGTGGCGGATCTACGTCTTCGCCGACGCGGCAGTCCCCGCCATGGGACAGCAGGCGGTGCCGTCGCCCACCTCGGATTTCGCCGAGTGGATCGCAAACTCGCCGGAATCGCCGCTGGCCGCCACGCCGTCGGGCGCCGATCCTGACGCGTGGTTCGACGTGAAGGTGATCTACCAGCAGGATCACACGAGAATCGACATCGGCGCCGTGCCGGCTGTTTTCAAGCCCCGGGTCGGACCGTTCCGGCTCACCGACTACGAGAAGGTCTACGCCAGCGATCCTGCGGCGGACATCTTCGAGCTGCGCGGCCTCGACCGCGGCGGTGTCGTCGTTGTCGTGCGGCCGGACCAGTACGTGGCCCATGTCCTGCCGTTGACGGCGACGGCGGAGCTCGCCGGGTTCTTCGCACCCCTCCTACCGGCCCGCCGACCCGAAGCGGTCCGCTCAGAAAAACCCTTCGCTCACTTCTGATTCCGATGCGTGCATTATGGCGGCCAGCCGTCATAGGGTACCCACACAGGCACCAGCACATAGGGAACCGAGGAAGGACAAGAATTGTGAGCTTGCGAGGATTCAGCACGATCAACTTCTGGGCCGACGACGTGGAAGCCGCCACCGCTTGGTACCAGGAATTCCTTGGTCTTGAGGCCTACTTCCAGCGGCCAGGGCCCGACGGGAAACTGGCCTACGCGGAGTTCCGCATCGGTGATTACCAGAACGAGTTAGGCATCATCGACAGCCGCTTCCGGCCGTCCGCAACATCAACGGTGCCCGGTGGCGCAGTGATGCACTGGCACGTCGACGACCTCAGTGGCACAGTGCAGCGACTGTTGTCGATGGGCGCCACCGAGTACCTGCCCATCACCGCGCACGGAGACTCCGGCTTCATCACCGCGTCGGTGGTGGACCCGTTCGGCAATGTGCTGGGGGTTATGAACAACCCCCACTACCTCGACGTCCTCGCTGCCGTCCAGCAGGACTGAGGTGGAGTCGCTCGAGTTCCGCGACGCCGCGGACTGGGAGTCGTGGCTGGCGGCCAACCAGGACGGTCAGGCCCAGGCTTGGCTGGTCGTCGGAAAGCGGCACTCGGGGGCGGCGCTGATCAGCATCGAGGAAGCCCTGGACGTGGCCTTGTGCCACGGCTGGATCGACGGTCAGCGCAAGGCCCATAACGACGTGGCATTCCTCCAGCGATACTCTCGACGCCGGGCGCGAAGTTCATGGTCGAGGGTCAACGTGGTCAAGGCTGAGGCCCTGATCGCGGCCGGACGGATGCGGCCTTCCGGACTCGCCGAGATTGAGGCCGTAAAGTCGGACGGACGCTGGGAGGCTGCCTATGAGCCACAACGCACAGCCGAGGTCCCGTCCGACCTCGCGGCCGCTCTGGCGGGCGATGCCTCGGCCAACGCCGCCTTCGAGAACCTGGGACGGTCTGGGCGTTACGCCGTGATTTTGCCACTCCTCAAGGCCCGCACGCCGGAATCGCGTGCGTTGGTGCTGGTCCGTGAGTTGGCAAAGCTGCGAGACTTTCCGCAGTCCCGGCCGACCTGATCAAACGGCCTAGTCCTCAAGGGATGAATCGAGATTTGCCTCCGGACCGGCCACGCCTCCCACAGCTTCGACCAGGCGCTCCCTGGGCCGGCTCAGGTGCTCATCCAGGAAGGAGCTCGCGGCCTCGCCGTCGCCGGCTTCAATGAGGTCCAGAAGGTGATTTCTGCCGTCTGCGCCCGCTCCGGAACCACCCCGGTTTGGGCAGTTGTGGGACGGTCTGACCTGGATGAAGAAGCAGCAAAACAGTTGGGCCTAGCCACCGTTATGGCGCTTCAGGACCTCACCAAGCAAGACACCTCCCAGGATCCTGCCCTGGCAGCTTCAGGCCTTCAGCAAGCGGGCCGGACGATCCTCCAGGCACCGCAGGGGACCGGGGCGCGCTGCTAGCCCCGGCCCGCCGTTGTCCTGATGATCCGTCGTCGTTCTACTTCTCCTGCAGAGGCTGGACCCGCAGCCAGACATACTGCAGCGGCGCCAGCGTGAGTCCTTCAGCCAGATGGACAGCCGCTTCAGTGAGAATGTCGACAGCCTCGGCCGAGAAACCGGAGAACGTGACCGGGCGGAGCTGCTGCGGTTCGTCGCTGAAGTTGGCCAGGACAAGCACATGGGTGCCGTCGCCGGGCCGTTGGTAGCCCAGGACTCCGGGGTTGTTGGTGGCGAAGTCGATGAGGCGGGTTCCGGAAAGTTCCGGGGTTTCTGCTCGCGCGGCAATCATCCTGCGGAGCCCATTGAAGATCGCGCCCTCCGGTGTTGCCGGATCGTGCCGCCGCGCGTACTGCCCGGCAGGGTAGCGGGGCCGGTGCACCCAGCGGCTGTCCGCTTCATGGCCGTCCTCCAGCGCGTACCGGTAGTCGTTGACCTGGCCTACCTCGTCGCCCAGGTACAGGAGCGGAACGCCGCCGGTGCTGAACGCCACCGAATGGGCCAGCAGGATCCTGCCCACGGCCTGCTCCGGATCGTCCTCCAGGCCGCACAGCGACGCCGTGGTCCCGGAAATGCGGCAGTCCCCGGTGCGGGGGTTGTCCTGGAAGGGCACCCCGCGGGCGAAGCTGCCCGGGAAGCGGTTGACATAAAACGAGTTAAGGAACCGGCGGTGGTCAAAGCCGTTGATGCCCAGTTCGGCGGCATCCTCATCGGCAAAGGTCCAGCCGATGTCGTCATGGCTCCGCACATAGTTCACCCAGGAGGTGCCCGCGGGGACATTGTGCCGCCGTTCCAAGGCCTGGGCCAGGAGTGAAACGTCGCGGGTGGCCAGTGATTCCCAGATGAGGGCCATCTGCAGCGGGTTGTAGGAAAGCTGGCATTCCGCGGGGTCGATGTAGAGGGCCACCTCATCCGGGTGCACGATCGCCTCGGACTTGAACAGCAGTGACGGCGCCGCGAGCCGGCAGACTGCGTTGAACGCCCGCAGCAGGGTATGTGCCTCCGGCAGGTTCTCACACGGCGTACCCAGCTGCTTCCAGACGAAAGCCACGGCGTCCATACGCAGGATGTCCACACCCTGGTTGGCGAGGAAAAGCATCTCACCGGCCATGGCGCGGAATACGTCCGGATTGGAGTAGTTCAGGTCCCACTGGAAAGAATGGAACGTGGCCCAGACCCACCGCCCGTCAGGCAGCTGAACAAAGGTGCCCGGGTGGTCGTCAGGGAAGATCTCGCGGACATTGTGCTCAAAGGCATCCGGCATGGTCCGGTCCGGATACATCCAGTAGTAGTCGCTGTACCCGGGATTTCCGGCGGCTGCCCGGCGGGCCCATTCATGCTCATTGGATGTGTGGTTGAAGATGAAGTCCACCACAAGGCTGATGCCGTTGGCACGAAGCTCTGCCGCCAGCTCACGCAGCTGCTCCATGGTGCCAAGTTTCGGGTTGACCTCGCGGTAGCTGGAGACTGCATATCCGCCGTCGGACAGCGGCTCCGGAGCCAGGAACAGTGGCATGAGGTGCAGGTAGGTCAGGCCTAGCTCCTTGAAGTACGGGATCTGTTCCCGGACCCCGTCCAGGCTGCCCGCGTACCTGTCCACGTAGCAGACCCCGCCCAGCATCCTGTTGGACTGGAACCAGCCGCTGTTGCCCTCCCGTTCGGCGTCCAGGGCCTTCAGCTCCGCGGGCCGTTCAACCCATGACCGGGCGCACTGAAGCACCAAGGCCGCCAGTTGGTCCAGCCAGTCAGGCCGGGAGCCATACAGGAAATGGAAGAGCCGGCACAGGTCGGGAAAGTGCAGGTCGAACCGCTGAGCGAATGCAGCCCCATCGGGGTCCGCCTGGTTGAAGTCCGGCTGGGCGGCCAGCGCCTTGAGGACATGCTGCCGGGCCGCTTCGTCCACAGTGACAAATTTCTGCATGGAGATAATCTTTCACTCTTTTCCCAAGCCCAGGCGCATCGACACCTGGTACCGGTCCGAGCGGTAGGTGGAGACGGCATATTCGACGGGTGTCCCCGGATCGTCCTGTCCGGTGAACGATCTGCGCTTAAAGAGCAGGACCGGCGCCCCGGGTTGAATGTCCAGGAGTGCGGCGGTATCCTCCGGCACGGCAGCCGCCTCAACCGTCTGTTCCGCGTGCTGGACCGGGTGTCCGGCGGCTGCGAGGATCCGGTAGAGGGAGCCCGTCAGGTCCTTCGAGAGCAGGTCCGGCAGCAGCCGGGGCGGAAGCCAGGATTCGTCCACGCTGACGGGAGCACCGTTTGCCAGCCGCAGCCGGCGGACCAGGTAGGCCATCTCTCCCCGGGGCAGCGCCAGGTGCTCAGCCGCAGCTGGGGGAGGCGTTGCCGCGGAAGCATTGATGACGCGGGTACTTGGTTCGAAACCGGCTGCCCGCATGTCCTCGTTGAACGAAGCCAGGTGCAGGGTGGAGCGCACCAGCCCGTGCGAGACGAAGGTTCCCTTGCCCTTGATCCGCACCAGCGCTCCGTCCTGGACGAGGTCCGAGATGGCCCGGCGCACCGTGATGCGCGAGACGCCGAACTGCTCCTCCAGTTGGCGTTCACCCAGCAGGGCATCGCCGGGCCGCAGGGTGGCAGCCACCAGGTCCTGGAGCTGCCTTCGGAGCCAGACGTGTTTCAGTTCCCCTGCCGTATCCATGGCTCCTATTTTCCGGGAAGGTTGAACAGGTGTCCGCCCGCTGCCACCCGGCCTCCCGCGGCCGGGGGCTCGATGGAGTCGGCCGCGCTGTCCAGGATGACCACGGGGCTGCACATGCTGAGGTCTTTCGAGCGGACCAGTGTGACATCCACGCTGATCATGGGGTCACCGGCGCGGACGTGGTCACCCTTTTGCGCAAGCACGGTAAAGCCTTCACCCTTCAGCCCGACCGTATCAATCCCGACGTGGACCAGTACTGCGGGTCCGGAGGCGTGCTGGACGATGTAGGCGTGCGGCATGACCTTGATGACGCGGCCGTCGAGGGGAGCGACGGCGGTGAGGACACCGGCGTCGTCTTCGGGGATGACGGCGGCGCCTCCACCAACCAGCCCTTTGGCAAAGACCGGGTCCGGCACCTCATTCAGCGGAATGAGCCGCCCGGGGAGGGGAGAGGCGACGCTGATGGCCTCGGCCGGTGCTGCGGTGCCCACGTCCGGCGTGCTCACATCACGACTGCTCACATCAGGTCCTGGATGTCTTCTGCCAGGCTCTCGGCTTCCGGTCCCACAACCACCTGGACCACCGAACCGGCCATCATGACTCCGTGGGCACCCGCGGCCTTGAGGGCGGCTTCGTCAACGCGTGAGGCATCCACCACTTCGGTGCGCAGGCGCGTGATGCACCCTTCGATCTCCTCGACGTTGCTGGCCCCGCCGAGGGCGGCGAGGATGGTTTCTGCTTTGGACATGTCCACTCCTTTTGGTGGTTCGCGGTGAATATTGCCCGGCTCCGGAAGCTTTTTACAGCTTGAGGTTGACAACTGAGGCCCGTGCACTTCACAGTGATGGTTGTCACTGGTTATAACCAGTTAGCAAGACTCTACTGAATCCCGCACCCCCGCACAAGCACAGCCTTCTTGAAACGAGGAACACATGACCACGGAAAACTCTTCCGCTTCCGCGGCCGGTCCGCTGGCCGCACCAGCCCCGGGAAAGGCCAAGGGCAGCGGCAAAGCCCTCCAGAACCTGCAGCGCTTCGGCCGCAGCCTGATGCTCCCCATCGCCGCCCTTCCCGCTGCTGCGCTCCTCCTGCGCCTCGGCCAGGACGACCTGCTGGGCAGGTTCGAGTCCCTGACCACCGTCGCCCAGGTCATCGGTGCGGCCGGCGGCGCCCTGTTTGAAAATCTTCCGCTGCTCTTCGCTGTCGGAATTTCCTTCGGTTTCGCCAAGAAGGGTGACGGCTCCACGGCACTGGCCGCCGTCGTCGGGTATTTGGTCCTGACCAACGTCTTCAAGGTCATGGCACCGCTGGTGCTGGGCGCTGTCCCGGAGGGCGGCAAGGATCCCGTCATCAATTACGGCGTGCTGGCCGGCATCGTGATGGGCCTGACGACGGCGTGGCTGTGGCAGCGCTTCCACCGCACCACCTTGCCGGACTGGCTGGGCTTCTTCGCCGGCCGCCGGCTGGTGCCCATCCTGACGTCCTTCGCCGCCATTGTGATCGGCGTGGTCATGGCCCTGCTGTACCCCTTCTTCAATACGGGGTTGACGGCAGTGGGCAACACCGTGGCGGACAATACCGTGGTGGGCAGCGGAGTCTACGGCACCCTCAACCGGCTGCTCATCCCGCTGGGACTGCACCACATCCTGAACTCCATCGTCTGGTTCATCATCGGCGACTACGACGGCGCCCATGGCGACCTGAACCGGTTCTTCGCCGGAGACCCCACCGCCGGCGTATTTATGACCGGCTTCTTCCCCATCATGATGTTCGCCCTGCCCGCAGCCGCCCTGGCCATCTGGCAGGAAGCCAAGCCGTCTCAGAAGAAGATCGTTGGCGGCGTCATGCTCTCCACCGGCCTGACCGCGTTCCTCACCGGGATCACCGAACCGCTGGAATTCTCGTTTATGTTCGTGGCCTGGCCGCTTTACCTCGTCCACGCCGTCCTGACCGGCACGTCCATGATGCTGGTCAATGCCCTGGACATCCACCATGGGTTCGGATTCTCCGCCGGAGCCATCGACTACCTCCTCAACTTCGGCATCGCCCAGAACCCACTGTGGCTGATCCCCATCGGCCTGGGCTACGCCGCCATCTACTATGTGGCCTTCCGCTTTGTCATCCGCCGCTGGAACCTGCGCACGATGGGCCGCGAGGATGAAACCGACGAGAACGGCTCAATGGCCAAAGCTGATGCGAGCTGACCGGATGCCCCTGGACGCCGACGGCGGCCTCGCCCTGCGGGGCCGCCTCGTGACCGGCCTGCCCGGGCAGGAAGTGATCGACGACGGCACCGTGGTGGTTGCCGACGGCACCATCGTATGGTGCGGCCCGACCGCGGACCTGCCAGCCGGCGTCGACGTCGAAATCCAGCAGGTGCCCGTCATCCTTCCAGGACTGGTGGACGTGCACTGCCACGGCGCCGTGGGGCACAGCTTCTCCGCGGACGCTGCGGGGGCGCGCCTGGCCGCCGGCCACCACGCTGCCCAGGGTTCGACGTCGGTACTCGCCTCGCTGGTCTCGGCCCCTTCGCACGTGCTGCTGGAGCAGATCGCGGTGCTGCGGGACCTGGTGCAGGACGGTACCCTGGCCGGCCTGCACCTGGAGGGGCCGTTCATCGCCAAAAGCATGTGCGGAGCGCAGGATCCCGCGGCCATCATCGACGGCGACCCGGCCCTGCTTAAGCAGTGGCTTGAGGTGGGTCAGGGCACGGTGCGTTCGCTGACGCTTGCCCCGGAAACGCCGCACTTTGCCGAACTGGTGCAGCTCTGCCGGGAGTACCGGGTTGTTCCTTCGGTGGGACACACAGACGCCACGGCGGCCCGGACACGGGAGGCGCTGGCGGGCAGCGGTCAGGGCAACCGGGGCCCCGGGGATGCGGCTCCGTGGTCGGCCACGCACCTGTTCAACCGGATGCCGCCGCTGGGCCATCGCTCGCCTGGACCCATAGCGGTCCTGCTGCAGGCGGCCCGGGAGTCGCCGGAGCGGATGGTACTGGAGCTGGTCGCCGACGGTATCCATCTGGATCAGGAAATCGTCCGCATGGTCTTCGACCTGGTGGGAGCGCGGTCCATTGCACTGGTCACTGATGCGATGGCCGCGGCGGGGATGCCGGACGGACCATATACCCTCGGCAGCCTGGAGGTGGTGGTCCGGGACCGCGTTGCCCGGCTGGCCTCCGTGAAGTCAGGCGCCGAGGACGGGGAGGAACCCGGCGCGATCGCCGGGGCCACAAGCCATCTGCTGGAAAACGTGCGCCGGTGCGTTGAGTGGGGCATACCCCTCGCCGACGCCGTCGGTGCCGCTTCCTCCACCCCAGCCCGGCTGATGGGCCTGGACCGGGTCGGCGCCATCGCCGAGGGGCGCCGCGCTGACCTCCTCATCACCACTAAAGAACTTGAACTGACCCAGGTCTACCGCGCCGGCAGGCCTCTGTCACAGGAAAGGAACGACCGTGCAGATAGTCCTGTGTGAGTCCGCTGACCAGGTAGGAGACCGGGCAGCGGACATCATCGAGGCGCGGGTGC from Arthrobacter pascens includes:
- a CDS encoding N-acetylglucosamine-6-phosphate deacetylase, with amino-acid sequence MRADRMPLDADGGLALRGRLVTGLPGQEVIDDGTVVVADGTIVWCGPTADLPAGVDVEIQQVPVILPGLVDVHCHGAVGHSFSADAAGARLAAGHHAAQGSTSVLASLVSAPSHVLLEQIAVLRDLVQDGTLAGLHLEGPFIAKSMCGAQDPAAIIDGDPALLKQWLEVGQGTVRSLTLAPETPHFAELVQLCREYRVVPSVGHTDATAARTREALAGSGQGNRGPGDAAPWSATHLFNRMPPLGHRSPGPIAVLLQAARESPERMVLELVADGIHLDQEIVRMVFDLVGARSIALVTDAMAAAGMPDGPYTLGSLEVVVRDRVARLASVKSGAEDGEEPGAIAGATSHLLENVRRCVEWGIPLADAVGAASSTPARLMGLDRVGAIAEGRRADLLITTKELELTQVYRAGRPLSQERNDRADSPV